The Rhizobium glycinendophyticum genome has a window encoding:
- a CDS encoding peroxiredoxin, translating to MTLRINQTAPDFTAETTQGAITFHDWIGDSWAVLFSHPKNFTPVCTTELGAMAGLAHEFAKRNVKVIGISVDPVESHSKWKQDIKVATGFEVDYPLIGDKELKVAKLYDMLPEDAGDSSEGRTPADNATVRSVYVIGPDKKIKLILTYPMTTGRNFDEILRTIDSIQLTAKHQVATPANWKQGDDVIITAAVSNEDALTRFGSFDTVLPYLRKTKQPTA from the coding sequence ATGACCTTGCGTATCAACCAGACTGCCCCTGACTTCACTGCGGAGACGACCCAAGGCGCCATCACGTTTCACGACTGGATCGGCGACAGCTGGGCTGTTCTCTTCTCGCATCCGAAGAATTTCACGCCTGTCTGCACCACGGAGTTGGGTGCCATGGCCGGTCTCGCCCACGAGTTTGCCAAGCGCAACGTCAAGGTCATCGGGATCTCTGTGGATCCGGTAGAGAGCCATTCCAAATGGAAGCAGGACATCAAGGTCGCCACCGGCTTTGAGGTTGACTACCCGTTGATTGGCGACAAGGAGCTGAAGGTGGCGAAGCTCTACGACATGCTGCCGGAAGATGCAGGCGACAGCTCGGAAGGTCGCACCCCGGCCGACAATGCAACGGTGCGGTCGGTCTACGTGATCGGGCCGGACAAGAAGATCAAGCTGATCCTGACCTATCCCATGACCACAGGTCGTAACTTCGATGAGATCCTGCGCACGATTGATTCGATTCAGTTGACCGCGAAGCATCAGGTAGCAACGCCGGCGAACTGGAAGCAGGGGGATGACGTGATCATCACGGCCGCCGTATCGAACGAAGATGCACTGACGCGCTTCGGGTCCTTCGATACGGTTCTGCCTTACCTGCGCAAGACCAAGCAACCGACTGCCTGA